Part of the Pedobacter roseus genome is shown below.
ATGATCTGCAGATATTTATATCTTCTTTCATTAACTCAAATTCGGTGTCGGAATATAAAAAATCGCCACCCCTCGGGCGAATAATCGGCCAGATTTCGATGGACAGGTTTTTCTTGGCTAATGCCAGCTGACCATAACTTGGTGTAGTACCGCCCTCGGCCAGGTTATCGCAAAATTCAGCTCTTTTAGCACCGCCATTTTGAGCAGCCAATGCTGACGCATAGGAATTTGCGCAGACTTCTAAACATGCGTTTTTTGTGATTAGATCACTTTTCATTTCTACTAATAAATGGATATAACTTGAATTATTCTTCTGTTTCTGCCAGCCCTAAAACAACCCAACCTTTTGGCGATTTATAGGTATTGAGTAGCTGCGTTGATTTTCCACCATCCGGAAACCAGCATATCTCAGTAATTACCCAATGGGAATCATCAATTTTTTTCCGTTCAGGAAAAGCATTCTGAAGACCTGAAAAATCAGGAAAGCCATGTTCTTCAGTACTATTGATAAAAGATAATTTAAGTACTTCTGCTGTTTCATTGATGATGTCATCATCTAACTCCATTTTCAGTTTGGAAAGCATGATTCTTGCTTCCTCAGAGAAATCTTTACATGCTATTGCAGCTTCAAGATCCTTAGCATTATAAGCATTCTCCAGAGCTAATATTGCACCTTCCGGAGTATCAGCGTTTGGCCTGAAGTAATCTATACCTTCATCAATATATAAGCCAACACTACTGTCGAATTCGGCCTTATCTTTTTCTGGGATACCATCTCTGATCGCCCGTATGGTGTAACCGCCAATTAATCGGCCATTTTCAATACTCATCCAGTCTGATATCAGGTCGCGATCGATCCCAATCTTCTGGTTAAGTTTCACCGTGCCCACACTTACAGGTTCATTACCTACGGTACCAAAAAGATTGCCTTCATCATCAAAATGAGGTTCAGTAAGCCAAATATGCTCGCTATTTTCGCCGTCTATAATATGGACTTTAACAGAGAAATAAGCATGATGTGGCTGAGGATTAGCCAGGCTTTCTTCAAAATACCAAAGCGTTAAATTCGCCTTTTCAATCGCCCAGTTCATGCGTTCATCTTCGCCAGGTACATAAACCATGTCTGGTTCGTCCTTGCGTTCTTCTACATTCTTTTTTCCGAAAATTTTAGATAATAAGCCCATATTAGATTGCGTTTATTTTGTTCGATGGATCTATATCCTAATAATAGCTTTTACCTTTAATTAAAAGATCCTGTTTTTCTGCATTGCAAACTGCATAACTAAAGCCTTGCTGAATGGCATAAGCACCGTATTCACCCTTTTTATTGATGGCTAAAAAGCCAACCTGTATGTTTTTGGCTGTTTCAGGTTTCTTTTTGATGATGCGCATCACGGCTTCTTTACAGGCTGCTTCCGGACTATAACCCTGGCGCATCAGTTCCACCACTAAAAATGAACCTACATTTCTTACCACTTCTTCACCCACACCGGTAGAGGTTGCCCCTCCAATTTCATTATCTACATATAAACCTGCACCAATAATCGGACTGTCGCCAATCCGTCCATGTAATTTATAAGCCATACCACTGGTGGTACAGGCGCCAGAAATGTTTCCTTTTGCATCAATCGCTAACATCCCGATGGTATCGTGGTTATATTGATTTCCTGGTAATTTTTGCGGCGCGGCTTTTTCGTAAAGTTTATTTTCAATATTCATTACCGGCGCATATTTTGCCGTTTTTAGCCATTCTTTCCATGCTTTTTCGCTTGCAGGAGTTAGGAGATTTTCTTTTTTAAAGCCCTGTTCCAATGCAAACTGCAAAGCGCCATCGCCGGCCAGCATTACATGGGGCGTTTTTTCCATTACTTTACGGGCTACTGAAATGGGGTGTTTAATATATTCGAGGGCTAAAACAGCACCGCAATTGCCTTGTTCATCCATAATGCAGGCATCAAGGGTTACACGTCCATCACGGTCTGGTAGACCACCATAGCCTACCGATTGATTTTTTTCGTCTGCTTCCGGAACCCATACACCTTGTTCTACAGCATCCAGCGCACGTCCGCCTGATGATAATACTTTCCATGCATCCGCATTTGCTGCAATACCAAAATCCCAGGTAGAAATCACAATCGGGAAATTTGCTGCTTTTGAATCTTTGTGGGGAAGCACTTCAGCTATGCTGCTTTTATCAATGGCAAGTAATCCGGCAGATAGGGCGGATGCTTTTATAAATTTACGGCGGTTAAACATTTGTTTGGTAATTGTTAAAGGAGGTTAATTGTTTAAATTGGTTAACTGGTTAATTGTTTAATGAACGAATTGTTAGATTGTTAAATCGATCAATCTTGTCTGATTATTGTGATTTGAACATTGGTTCTTATCTATTAATCGTTTTACTATTTGTCTGAAAATTGCAATTTGATCATTGGTTCTTAATTAATCAATCGTAAACCTATCTGCATCCTTTAAAAACGGAAACTGCCTTCTAACTTTAACCAATTCTTCATAATTGATGCTGAACGTGTATAAATCTTCATCTTCAGGTTTATAATAAACGGTATTACCATAAGGATCTAAACACATGGATAATCCGCTATGGTAAATCTGGTTTCCATCATGGCCAACACGGTTTACGGCAATTACATAACTTTGGTTTTCGATAGCCCGGGCAGGAATAAGTGCTTTCCAGTGTGCTGAGCGTTTATCAGGCCAGTTGGCAACAAGAAGCAAGATATCGTATTCCTGATCTACGTTTCGCAACCAAACCGGAAAACGTAGATCGTAGCAGATGGCCAGTCTGATTTTCCAGCCTTTAAGTTCTACAATCAGTTTCTCTTTGCCAGGACTAAAATGCTCATCTTCATTACCCATGCCAAATAAATGGCGTTTATCGTAATGCTGATGTTTGCCATCTGGTTCCATCCAGATTAAACGATTATAATATTGGTTGTTTTCTTTTATAATTAAGCTTCCTGTAACCACACAATTATACAGATCTGCCATTTTTTGCATCCACTGCATGGTTTTTCCACCCATTTCTTCAGCCAGTGCTTCCGAATTCATGCTAAAACCGGTATTAAACATTTCGGGCAAGATAATGATGTCGGTTTTTTCCCTGACACCCATCGATAGCCTCAACGCCAGATTTAAAAGGTTTTTTTCAATGTTTTCCCAAAAGAGATAAGCTTGAAAGACAGTTACTTTCAGGTTTTCTATTTGAGTGTAAACAGGTGCTTCCATTTTTAATGTTTTAAACTGGTTAAACGTTTTTTAATTTCTCTGCAGCTTGGGCTAGTGTAGCATTTTCTTTGGCAAAGCAGAAGCGAATGATTTTATGGTCGGTCGATTTCTGATAAAATGCCGAAACAGGAATGGTGGCTACTCCAAATTCTTTAATTAAGCGCATACTAAAATCAGTGTCTTTTTCATCGCTGATATCGCTATAGCTTGCACACTGAAAATAAGAACCGTTACAAGGCAAAAGTTTAAAACGGCTCTCGGCCAAAAGATCCCTGAAATAATCACGTTTCTGTTGGAAAAAACTGGCTAATCCAGTATAATTTTTCGGTTCTTTAATGTATTCGGCAATAGCCTGCTGCATGGGACTATTAACGCTGAAAACGTTAAATTGGTGTACCTTTCTAAATTCCTTCATCAGTTTTTCGGGTGCCAGGCAGTAACCGAGTTTCCAACCGGTAGCATGTAAAAGTTTGCCGAAAGAGGCTACGATAAAGCTTCGCTGCTTTAATTCAGGATAGAGCATTACACTTTGGTGTTTTTGTTCATCATAAATTAAATGTTCATAAACCTCATCACTTAAAATTAAAATATCGGTACCACTAATCAGTTTAATCAACGATTGCATATCGTCTGATGATAAAATACTCCCCGTAGGATTCTGCGGCGTATTTAAGATAATCATCCTTGTTTTAGCTGTAAACAGCTTTTTAACCATGTCCCAATCTATACCGTAGGCAGGAGGGGCGAGTTCGTAGGTTTTAACCAAACCACCCAAAAGTTTTACAGTAGGTGCATAACTATCATAAGCCGGTTCGAAAATTATCACCTCATCGCCCGCATTAATGATAGCTGCCAATGCGGTAAAAATAGCCTGTGTTCCGCCTGCTGTAACGGTGATTTCCGTTTCAGGGTTATATTTAATGTTATAAAGTTTTTCAACTTTCTCTGCAATGGTTTCTTTTAAAAAATTAGCACCTGGCATTGGTGCGTATTGGTTAAAACCATCTTTCATGGCTTTGTTTACCAATTCAACCAGCTTTGGATCGCAGGCATAATCAGGAAATCCTTGTGATAAATTAATGGCATTGTGTTCTGCCGCAAGTTTACTCATCACCGAAAAAATGGTGGTACCTACACCGGGAAGTTTAGATTGTATATTCAGCATCGTATAAGCGAAAATAGGAAAAAAAAGCTTAACGCCTAAACAGGATTGCCAATATGATCAAATCACTTAAACTAAAATTTACCCTAAGCTCATTAAACCCTTTGTTTCCATTTGGGTCAATAAAAATAAATACAGAACCAAATAAGCTGCAGATGAACAGATTTTGTATTATTTCAAATATATATGAGCTTATTTAAAATTATTCCAGATAAACTATTTTCTTTGCATTAAAATCTCAAAAATTCCTAAATGAAATTTAAACACTTAGCCGCCGTATTTTTAGTGGTCATTACTGCATCAGCATTTGTGAGTCCTAAAAAAGCTTTAAGAACATTTGTCTCCAACTACGAAAATGTATTGGGCACTTCCTTAGAATTGAAATTCAAAGCAAGTAATCAGGCAGTTGCCGATCTGGCCGAAGAGCATGCGCTTAAGGAAATAGATCGCTTAGACGATATTTTAAGTGCCTACAAACCGACTAGCGAGTTTAGCAAATGGATGAAAAACGGAAAACAAACGACTAAAATTTCACCAGAATTATTTGAGGTTTTGCAACAGTTTGAGCATTATAAAAATGTAACCAACGGCGCTCTTGATGCATCTGCAGCGGTTATTGGCAATGTTTGGAAAAAAGCTTCGGCCGAAAACAGCTTGCCATCGGCCAATGAGCTGGAGACCGCAGTTAACCTGGTTAAACAACAGCATTATATACTGAATGAGAAAAATAAGACCGTTACCCGTTTAGATGACGTGCCTTTAGCTTTAAACTCTTTTGCCAAAAGTTATATTATCAATAAAGCTGCTGATCAGGCCATTCAAACTCCCGGTATCGAAAACGTAGTGGTGAATATTGGCGGCGACATGGTGATTAAAGGAAACCAATCAGAAAACATAGAAATTGCCAATCCAAAAGCTGATGCAGAGAATGAAGCAGCTTTGAATAAGGTTAAAGTTTCTAATATGGCGGTGGCAACCAGTGGCAACTACCGCAGGGGTTTTAATGTAAATGGAAAATGGTACTCGCACATTGTAGATCCACGCACAGGAAACCCAGCATCAGAAATTATCAGCGCTACCGTTATTGCTGCTGATGCCAGTGAAGCAGGTGCTTTAGCTACTTCCTTTAATGTATTATCAGTTTCAGAAATTGAGGCTATAACGGCAAATAGAAATGATATTGCCTATCTATTGGTGACTAAAAATGGTAAAGAAATTAAAAGCAAAACCTGGGCGAAATATGAATTAACTTCTAATAAGCCAGCAATTACCTTAGCTAGAGTTAATAAAGCAGATAAAGCCTGGAATACGAAATACGAGCTGATTGTAAACTTAGAACTAGCCAATATCGAATCAACCGATGGAAAACGTGTTCGCCGTCCCTTTGTTGCGGTTTGGGTTGAAGATGCTGCAAAAACACCGGTACGTAACCTGGCCATCTGGTATAATAAACCCCGTTGGTTGCCTGACTTAAAATCATGGAACCGCGTAAATGGTGATGAATTTAGAAAAGGAGCAGAAGGAAAATTAAGCTCAACTAGTTCAGCTACCCGTGGCCCTGGTAAATACAGCTTATCATGGGATGGAAAAGATGATAGCGGAAAACTAGTAAAAGCAGGTATATATACTGTTTATATTGAAGTGGCCCGCGAACATGGAACCTATCAGGTTATTTCAAAAGAAATGAAATTTACAGGCTCCGCACAAAAAGTAGAATTAACCCCAAATACAGAATTAGCATCTGCATCCCTTGACTACAGAAAAATCGCAAAATAATATGATCCCTGCCCCTAATGGCCTTGGGAAAAAGCCGGTAAAAAAGGATAGCGGAAAAGGCAAGGGAAAAAAGCGTTTAGCTGGATTATCGCGCTGGTTGCATATTTATTTATCAATGGTGAGCTTTACCATCTTGCTGTTTTTTGCGGTATCGGGCTTAACCTTAAACCATGCCGATTGGTTTACATCTGGTAAAGAACTAGTTGCTAAAGATTCTGGTTCGGTAAATTTAAAATGGGTAAACCAGGCAGATACCAATAAAATAAATAAGTTACAAATTGTTGAGTTTTTCAGGAACAAACACCAGATTAAGGGCGCATTGAGCGATTTTAGAATCGACGACCGCGAACTCAGTTTAACTTTTAACGGGCCCGGTTATCTTGCCGATTCTTTTATCGACCGCGAAACAGGTAAATACGAATTAACCACCACCAGGTTTGGTGCGGTGGCCGTAATTAACGATTTACACAAAGGAAGGGATTCGGGCAAGGCATGGTCTTGGATTATCGATATTTCTGCGGTACTTATGACCTTAGTATCTATCTCAGGTATTATTCTGATCTGTTTTATTAAAAAGAAAAGATTAAGCGGATTTATTATCGCGGCAGTAGGAACAATAATCTGTTATTTGATCTACAAATTATTTGTTCCTTAATTAACTTAGATGTTCTCAGGTGACTTAATTAACCTACCCAAATATCGCCTTAGGACATCTATTTTTCTATATGGTTAATAACAGGCTATTAATTAGGCTATTGTTTGTAGTATTGAACCTGTTTCTTTCACGGTTAGCGTATGGTTTACACCGCATTTTAAAGCATAATTATTCCGTTGGTGCCCCACGGGGAAATCAAAAGCGATAGGATAGTTGTATTCCTTTACTTTTTCTAATACGATTTCATAAATGGTTTTGCCAAATTCTTCACCGGCATCATCAGGTTTAACCTTAAAGCCACCAACAATTAATCCTTTTAAGTTTTTTAGTTTTCCGCTGCGTTTTAAATTCCACAGCATCCGGTCTATACTATAAAGGTATTCGCCCGTATCTTCTATAAAAAGTATTTTATCTTTTGTATTTAAATCAGAATTGCTTCCAGCTAAGGTTTCGATGATGCTCAGGTTTCCACCAACCAAAATGCCGTCAACTTTGCCAGGCCGGTTATTAATACTGGCTGGGGCAGTGTAACCCATTGGCTCACCAATTAAAGCGTTTTTGATAGACAGTATGGTTTCAATCTGTATCTGCTCCGCTTTGCTCCAGTCGTCGGGGAAGCTGTTGCACATTTTAGAATGGATGGAGGCTATCCCATAATTTTTAGCCAAATGGCAATGTAAAACGGTAATGTCGCTAAAACCGATAATCCACTTTGGATTTTTTTTGAAGGAAGAGAAATCGAGCTGATCAATAATGCGTACCAGACCGTATCCGCCGCGGGCACACATAATGGCTTTTAAATTCGGATCATCAAGCATACGCTGTAAATCTGCTAACCTTTCTTCGTCCGTTCCGCCATAAGTAAAATCGCGTTTGCCAATGGTATCGCCAATTTTTATGGTAAAACCCCAGCTTTGCATTTGTAAAACCGAAGGCTGAATCTGTTCCAGGGTAATGTATCCCGCCGGACTGGTTATTCCAATCGTATCGCCGGGTTTTAAATAGGGTGGGATTTTAAAAGATGAACTTTCATTTTCTACTGTATTTGCCAGTGTTTTAAAAGCAGGAAATACAGTTGCAGCTGCGATAAATGAAGAAAGGAAGTGTTTTCGGTTCATCTAAAATAGGAATGTAAATGTTGATGGAGCGAATATAGGATTTAAAATTTTGGCATAAAAGAAAAGGGATTTATATCCATAAATCCCTTTTTTAAACCAAACAAATTAATCTGTAAAAGATTAGTATAATGTGAATTATATAGATAACCACGTTTGAAATAAAATGTTTTGAGATTTTATAAAAAAATCACTGTATTTGCTAAATAGCCCTGATGGAAACGGAAATACTTTTTGGTACCGTTATATTTTATTTTAGAAAACTGTCCAAAAAGATTGCAGTGTACAGCAGGAACAAGCCTTTACCATAAGCACTGAAACTGCGCTTCTAAATATTTAAAAATAGGATGTGGCGGAAACAGAAGTGGTTATTTATAGATTAAAGTTAAAGGCTATCCCTCGCGGATAGCCTTTGCTAACAACAAAACAAATATAAGATAACCAAATCTTACCTGATTGAGCAGAATCAGGTAAAGTGCTATGAGATACACTTTGCGGCCTAGTAATGGATTCGAACCATTGTAAAGAGTTTATGAAACCCCAACCTTCCAATCGGTCAACTGGCCTTGTTTTATAATTGCTTTAATGCCAAATAATCCCTCAGTTCTAAAATCTGTTCTTTAATTAAACTATCTTCGTTCTTCGAATATTCCTGCTGATCTGCTTCCGTTTTTATGGGATAGGTAAGGGCCTGATATTCATCTATTGTGGGATATTGAAAATAGATTGACATAATTTTAGCGTTTTAATTGTTCGACATTGTTTTTCTTTATGATTAATGTTGAGCAAATATATAAATAAGTATATAATATCTATAGATTTAGTAGTGTATATTTTTGGTAATATTATAATTTCTTCATTATCAGGTGATTATTTTTTATTTTCATGACGATATAAGGCGTTAATTTATAATTGCTGTATTTTTTTGGAGCAAATCATCAGTCTTCTTGTATAAAAACGATTTTAAATTTTCGATGTGCTTTTAAGCAGCTTTAAATTCAATTTCAGAAAAGCTAATTATTTTAAGGATATTTGCAGTTCAATCATTAAAATAGTAATTGTGTCTTTAGATAAATTAAAACTTAGCAAACCACTTGTAGCGGCAATGACTGATGCAGGATTTTTAACTCCAAAAGAAATCCAGGCCAAAACCATGTCGCGTATTTTAGGTGGACAAGATGTTATAGCGGTGGGGCCGGAGGGTTCGGGAAAAACAACAACCTATGTTTTAGCAACTTTAATGAAATTAAAGTATGCCTTTGAAGAAGCGCCAAGAGCTTTAATTTTAGTGCCCGATGCAGAACATGTAGATCATGTATTGGAGCAATTTAAATTACTTAACCGTAACAGCACTTTCAGAATTTTGGGAATCGATAGCCGTGGCGCTGTTGATACACAAATGAACGAGATCACCGACGGTTGCGATATTATTGTTGCTGTACCCGATCGTGCCCGCGCTTTATACCTAAAACTAGCGCTAAATACCAATAAAATTCAGTTGTTTATTGTAGATAATGCAGAACTGATTGTAAAAAAAGGTTTACAGTTGCCGGTTGTGGAACTGGCCAATAGTGCCTATAAATCGCAGCATGTGGTGTTTACAGAAGTAATGCACGAAAAATTAAACCTCATGATTTCGCCTTTCATGAAAGATTCTGCTTCAACGATTGAAGTAGACGAAATCGGCGAAAAGCAGGCAGAGGTTTACCAGCAAATGTTGTATCAGGTACCAAATTTCAGGACCAAACTCAACTTACTCACTTTATTGTTAAATGATACAGAGGTTTTTGATAAAGTAGTGGTTTTTGTCAATACAAGGTTAACTGCACAAACCGTATATAAAAACTTTAATCAGGTTAAAGAAGGAGAAATTAGCATCTATCGCTCCTTGTTTTTTGATGATAAAGGCTATGATGATATTGAAGACTTTAAAGATAATCCTGATGCTAGGGTATTAATTGTTGCGAATGAAAACCTGGGTGATTTAAATATAGAAGGGATTCCTTTTATCCTGCATTTAGAATTACCAGAACAGAAAGAAACTTTAATTCAGCGTATTGTAAAACATGGTGATGAAGATGTAGTAGCGATTACTTTCTCTACCGATATCGAATTGATCGAAGTGAAAAAAATTGAGCAGGCCATCGGACAGAAACTGGAGGTAATGGAATTGCCAGAGGATTTAAAAGTAGTAGATGCAGCAGCGAAACCGAAGAAAAAGAAAACTACCGAAGAAGATGAAGACGCTGAACGTGGTGCAGCCTTTCACGAAAAGAAAGCCAGTAACTTAAAAAATTACAATTATAGCGCCGGCACAAAAGCCAAAATGACCTATAAAAATAAAAAGGGATTGTCTTAGATAGTACCCTAACACTTGTTTCTAACGAGGGTTGATTAGTTAATCGTTTATAACGATATATCAACCTTATACCACATTCCCGCGCAGGCGTGGGAATGTGCAAATGTTGTTCTCTTTATTTATAAGATCATTCGTGATGTTTCACAGCATAAAAAAAAGCTCCTTAGAAATTAATCTGAGGAGCTTTTTATTTAATCGTTATTTACGACTAGTATAAAGTAAACTCTACACGACGGTTTTGTTGACGACCAGCTGCAGTTTTATTAGTTGCAATAGGTTGGTCAGGTCCGTAACCTGTAGCTTCGATTCTTGATGCATTTGCACCTTGAGATACTAAGTAAGCTTTTACTGATTCAGCTCTGTCTTTAGATAAACGTAAGTTTAACTCTCTGCCACCAGTATTATCAGTGTGACCAGCTAATTTTAAGCTAAAGTTTTTCTCTACCAATAAACCAGCAACACGGTTTAAAGTAGCGAATGATTTAGAACGGATAGTTGATTTACCTAAATCAAATTCTAAGTTAGAAATAGCATCTCTAACTACTTTACGGTCTGCTTCAGTAATTACTGTAGTTTCTTTAATGATCGTTTTTGGAGCTGCTAAAGGACATCCAGAACCATCAACTACTGTACCTGCTGCAGTACCTGCACATTTGTCAAATTTGTTTGCTACACCATCGTTATCATCGTCAGCTAAGTCTTTAGCATATTGCTCTCTATCACGTTGTGCATTTTGCTCAGCAGTAGATAATGCTCTTCTTAACTCAGCACTTTCTTCAGCACTTTGTTTGCGTAAATCAGCAACTGCACTGTAGTTTTGTAATTGAGAGTTTTCTTTGTTTCCTAAAGCAAATTCCAAACCTACGTGAGAGTAAGAGAATCTGTTTTCGTTGTAAGCATTTTTAACTGTTGGAGATGATTTGATAAAGTTAATGTCGTATCCTAAATCGATGTTAATTCCTTTAGCTACGCCAAATTTAAATCCAACTCCTGTTGGAATAAACCAACCTTCTCTGCCATTAAATACTTCAGTAGTTCCTACTTGTGAATCTGATGACATGTAACCAGCACCTGCTTTTACGTAAGGAATTAAAACTGCGTTTTCAGTATTTAAGCTAAAGTTAGCAATGTTTAATACTGCAGTTAATGATCCTGACCATTGGATGCTATTCTTTTGTTCAACATTACTGCCTAAATAATTAGCCGTTTTAATATCTCCACGTAAGAAATCTGCCTGTAAGCCTAAAGCTGGCAAAATTTGCTTTTTAATGAAGCCACCGTAACCGATACTTTTAAATTCTCTTGCATCTACACTTCCTTTACCTAAAAAAGTATTCTGGCTTAAGATACCTCCGTGTACACCTACACTCCAGGTACGGAAAGATTTTTCTCCGAACCGACCACCGGTAGGAGGAGTTGTTGGTGTATCTTGGGCAAACAATTGTGATGATAAACCTAATAATGCAACCAACATTGTTGATTTTGTAATTCTCGTATTCATGTTCTTCTATTTTTTAAATATTAGTCTCTTAACAGTTTTTTTATCGTACTGTTTTGCATGGCCTAAGAAAAAATCTTGCCAAATACCATATTTTTTACGCAAATAGCATGTTATCAGAAGATTAGCGTGTTAAATTAATTTCACAAAAAAGTTACTTAACGTTAGGTGTTAATGAAATTTTCGTATAGTATTCTATACAGATTGAGTTTTTAGATTAATTTAAAGCAGTTGAAAATTTATTTATCTGACGGATTTTTTTTGTTGTTTAACAGCATCTCTACTGTTTTTTCAATTCTGCTGAAACGGGTTTTCTCTTGTTTTGCAGATAGTATCCAAAGTACATACTCTTTCCGATGGCTATAAGCAAGCTGGTTAAAATAGGCTAAAGCCTGCGGATGCTTTACTAAGAGCATTTTTAAATCATCAGGAAGTTTTACGGTTTTATTTACCGGATCTATGTATTCGCCATATTCATTGGTTTTGATATGGTCGTTTCTCATCCCTGATGGTTTTACTTCGTCGATGAGTTTTAGGCGTAGGGCAGTCCAGGTTTCGTTAATCGCTGCTGATGCGCATGGCGTTAAACCAAAAGCATTCAGTTCTTCCCAGCTCTTCATCAGGTCGAGATCGGATTTTATTTTTGAGGATTTTTTTGGGTAAAATACCCAGAAAATCGTTTTCGCATTAATATTTTTTAGATTGCTTTTAATCTGTTGATTAAGTTGATCTTTACTTACGGTAAAGGTAATTAATACATTAAAATTGGCTTCCTGATCATATTTAAAAACAATATCAGATGGAATATTGCCAAAAATAGCTGCTGCATGTTCAGGTGCATCAACTACCTTAACA
Proteins encoded:
- a CDS encoding YegJ family protein; this encodes MGLLSKIFGKKNVEERKDEPDMVYVPGEDERMNWAIEKANLTLWYFEESLANPQPHHAYFSVKVHIIDGENSEHIWLTEPHFDDEGNLFGTVGNEPVSVGTVKLNQKIGIDRDLISDWMSIENGRLIGGYTIRAIRDGIPEKDKAEFDSSVGLYIDEGIDYFRPNADTPEGAILALENAYNAKDLEAAIACKDFSEEARIMLSKLKMELDDDIINETAEVLKLSFINSTEEHGFPDFSGLQNAFPERKKIDDSHWVITEICWFPDGGKSTQLLNTYKSPKGWVVLGLAETEE
- a CDS encoding N(4)-(beta-N-acetylglucosaminyl)-L-asparaginase, with the translated sequence MFNRRKFIKASALSAGLLAIDKSSIAEVLPHKDSKAANFPIVISTWDFGIAANADAWKVLSSGGRALDAVEQGVWVPEADEKNQSVGYGGLPDRDGRVTLDACIMDEQGNCGAVLALEYIKHPISVARKVMEKTPHVMLAGDGALQFALEQGFKKENLLTPASEKAWKEWLKTAKYAPVMNIENKLYEKAAPQKLPGNQYNHDTIGMLAIDAKGNISGACTTSGMAYKLHGRIGDSPIIGAGLYVDNEIGGATSTGVGEEVVRNVGSFLVVELMRQGYSPEAACKEAVMRIIKKKPETAKNIQVGFLAINKKGEYGAYAIQQGFSYAVCNAEKQDLLIKGKSYY
- a CDS encoding nitrilase family protein — protein: MEAPVYTQIENLKVTVFQAYLFWENIEKNLLNLALRLSMGVREKTDIIILPEMFNTGFSMNSEALAEEMGGKTMQWMQKMADLYNCVVTGSLIIKENNQYYNRLIWMEPDGKHQHYDKRHLFGMGNEDEHFSPGKEKLIVELKGWKIRLAICYDLRFPVWLRNVDQEYDILLLVANWPDKRSAHWKALIPARAIENQSYVIAVNRVGHDGNQIYHSGLSMCLDPYGNTVYYKPEDEDLYTFSINYEELVKVRRQFPFLKDADRFTID
- a CDS encoding methionine aminotransferase, whose product is MLNIQSKLPGVGTTIFSVMSKLAAEHNAINLSQGFPDYACDPKLVELVNKAMKDGFNQYAPMPGANFLKETIAEKVEKLYNIKYNPETEITVTAGGTQAIFTALAAIINAGDEVIIFEPAYDSYAPTVKLLGGLVKTYELAPPAYGIDWDMVKKLFTAKTRMIILNTPQNPTGSILSSDDMQSLIKLISGTDILILSDEVYEHLIYDEQKHQSVMLYPELKQRSFIVASFGKLLHATGWKLGYCLAPEKLMKEFRKVHQFNVFSVNSPMQQAIAEYIKEPKNYTGLASFFQQKRDYFRDLLAESRFKLLPCNGSYFQCASYSDISDEKDTDFSMRLIKEFGVATIPVSAFYQKSTDHKIIRFCFAKENATLAQAAEKLKNV
- a CDS encoding DUF2271 domain-containing protein, coding for MKFKHLAAVFLVVITASAFVSPKKALRTFVSNYENVLGTSLELKFKASNQAVADLAEEHALKEIDRLDDILSAYKPTSEFSKWMKNGKQTTKISPELFEVLQQFEHYKNVTNGALDASAAVIGNVWKKASAENSLPSANELETAVNLVKQQHYILNEKNKTVTRLDDVPLALNSFAKSYIINKAADQAIQTPGIENVVVNIGGDMVIKGNQSENIEIANPKADAENEAALNKVKVSNMAVATSGNYRRGFNVNGKWYSHIVDPRTGNPASEIISATVIAADASEAGALATSFNVLSVSEIEAITANRNDIAYLLVTKNGKEIKSKTWAKYELTSNKPAITLARVNKADKAWNTKYELIVNLELANIESTDGKRVRRPFVAVWVEDAAKTPVRNLAIWYNKPRWLPDLKSWNRVNGDEFRKGAEGKLSSTSSATRGPGKYSLSWDGKDDSGKLVKAGIYTVYIEVAREHGTYQVISKEMKFTGSAQKVELTPNTELASASLDYRKIAK
- a CDS encoding PepSY-associated TM helix domain-containing protein encodes the protein MIPAPNGLGKKPVKKDSGKGKGKKRLAGLSRWLHIYLSMVSFTILLFFAVSGLTLNHADWFTSGKELVAKDSGSVNLKWVNQADTNKINKLQIVEFFRNKHQIKGALSDFRIDDRELSLTFNGPGYLADSFIDRETGKYELTTTRFGAVAVINDLHKGRDSGKAWSWIIDISAVLMTLVSISGIILICFIKKKRLSGFIIAAVGTIICYLIYKLFVP
- a CDS encoding S66 peptidase family protein; amino-acid sequence: MNRKHFLSSFIAAATVFPAFKTLANTVENESSSFKIPPYLKPGDTIGITSPAGYITLEQIQPSVLQMQSWGFTIKIGDTIGKRDFTYGGTDEERLADLQRMLDDPNLKAIMCARGGYGLVRIIDQLDFSSFKKNPKWIIGFSDITVLHCHLAKNYGIASIHSKMCNSFPDDWSKAEQIQIETILSIKNALIGEPMGYTAPASINNRPGKVDGILVGGNLSIIETLAGSNSDLNTKDKILFIEDTGEYLYSIDRMLWNLKRSGKLKNLKGLIVGGFKVKPDDAGEEFGKTIYEIVLEKVKEYNYPIAFDFPVGHQRNNYALKCGVNHTLTVKETGSILQTIA
- a CDS encoding DEAD/DEAH box helicase → MSLDKLKLSKPLVAAMTDAGFLTPKEIQAKTMSRILGGQDVIAVGPEGSGKTTTYVLATLMKLKYAFEEAPRALILVPDAEHVDHVLEQFKLLNRNSTFRILGIDSRGAVDTQMNEITDGCDIIVAVPDRARALYLKLALNTNKIQLFIVDNAELIVKKGLQLPVVELANSAYKSQHVVFTEVMHEKLNLMISPFMKDSASTIEVDEIGEKQAEVYQQMLYQVPNFRTKLNLLTLLLNDTEVFDKVVVFVNTRLTAQTVYKNFNQVKEGEISIYRSLFFDDKGYDDIEDFKDNPDARVLIVANENLGDLNIEGIPFILHLELPEQKETLIQRIVKHGDEDVVAITFSTDIELIEVKKIEQAIGQKLEVMELPEDLKVVDAAAKPKKKKTTEEDEDAERGAAFHEKKASNLKNYNYSAGTKAKMTYKNKKGLS